A region from the Bacillota bacterium genome encodes:
- a CDS encoding nucleotidyltransferase domain-containing protein, whose translation MLDLRPEHYRIVQEILEKYVPECEVWAFGSRVTGAAREFSDLDLAIITAEPLNFELLGEIRDAFSESDLPFKVDVLDWSAASASFRRMIQQRYIVLKEAKH comes from the coding sequence ATGCTTGACCTCCGCCCTGAGCATTATCGTATTGTGCAGGAGATTTTGGAAAAATATGTGCCGGAATGCGAAGTCTGGGCCTTTGGCTCTCGAGTGACGGGGGCCGCGCGGGAGTTTTCCGACCTCGATTTGGCGATAATCACAGCTGAACCTTTGAATTTTGAGCTATTGGGAGAAATCCGGGATGCCTTTTCCGAATCTGATCTGCCATTTAAGGTGGATGTGCTCGACTGGTCCGCCGCCAGCGCCAGCTTTCGGCGCATGATCCAACAAAGATATATAGTTTTGAAGGAGGCTAAGCATTGA
- a CDS encoding nucleotidyltransferase, translating into MPSIDLSPLALAIASLKRGVDRSIAAPADEELRDAVIQRFEYTMDLSWKLMQRYLRKAGIPESEFRTKRDLFREAARIGLITDPIKWFGYLEARNETSHVYNVEVARAVYEKALLFLDDVTSLLKHLEEGIKDA; encoded by the coding sequence GTGCCGAGCATTGACCTTTCTCCATTGGCCCTGGCAATAGCTTCCCTCAAGCGTGGAGTTGATAGGTCTATCGCTGCGCCCGCCGATGAGGAGCTACGCGATGCGGTAATTCAGCGTTTCGAATATACTATGGATTTATCCTGGAAGCTAATGCAGCGCTATTTGCGGAAGGCCGGGATTCCCGAAAGCGAGTTCAGGACGAAACGTGATCTTTTTCGGGAAGCAGCGCGGATCGGACTGATCACAGATCCCATAAAGTGGTTTGGATACCTTGAAGCGCGTAATGAGACATCGCATGTCTATAATGTTGAGGTAGCCCGGGCCGTCTACGAGAAAGCATTGCTCTTTTTGGATGACGTGACATCGCTGCTGAAACATCTGGAGGAGGGCATTAAGGATGCTTGA